The window cttcacgtgtccgaaccatctcaatcgtgcttcccgcatcttacactccactgaagtcacaccaaccttctcccggatagtctcattccgaactctatcccctcgggtcagtccacacatccagcgcaacatccgcatttctgccaccttcattttttggatgtgggagttcttaactggccaatactccgctccatacagcaaggccggacggactaccaccctatagaatttgcctttaagcttgggcggcaccttcttatcacacagcacccccgatgcgagtttccacttcatccatcccgccccaatacggtgcgagacatcctcgtcaatctcaccgttactctggatcacggacccgagatacttgaacttatccctcttccctacctcctgtgcttctagcgtcactcctacctcattctcccgcctcacgtcattaaacttacattccacatactctgtcttggttctgctcaccctgaaccctttagactccagagtttgcctccacaactctaatttgtcattcacaccccctcgagtctcatctatcaggactacatcgtctgcaaaaagcatacaccacggcacctccccttggatacgccgcgtcaacacatccattactaacgcaaacaaaaagggactaagagtagatccctgatgcaatcctgtcaggacagtgaaatgctctgagtctcctcccgccgtcctcacctgggttttcgctccctcatacatatccttaattactctgatatatgcctgcggtactccactcacctccaagcatctccaaagcacttccctggggactttgtcgtacgccttttccaggtcgatgaacaccatgtgcagatccttcttcctctccctatactgctccaccaacctccgtaccaggtggattgcctccgtcgtcgagcggccgggcataaatccgaactggttttccgaaatagacactatccgtctcagcctcacctcgaccactctctcccatatcttcatagagtgactcagtaacttaatccccctatagttattgcaacactgaatgtcccccttattcttatagagggggatcatggtattccacctccacgcctcgggcatctttgccgtcctgaaaatttcattgaacaatgcagtcaatcaccttacaccagcctctccaacgaacttccaaaaatACAagctacaaaaataatttaagaattaaaattgGGCCCTCAATTGGACCATTAATGAAGCTGCCCACCAGTTTTGGGCTTGAATTATGGACTTCAGTTGTATACTGACTGTATATCAGCCCTGTTGCTGCTGCATTTTTGTATATCTGGTGTATATTTGCTGCATATACAGCCTTGCTTCTGTCTCTCGATCCGTTTTTGGGATTttggttgaggcttggatacgacgAAGTTCGAATGCGAGGATAAGTGGAGTCCAAGTGGACTCGGATTCATGTCACATGCatcaaaaaaaagataagaattaATACAAGCTCCGGTGAAaatgtataattaataaaaaatcttAACATTTTTTGGTTTTTGCCGTTGAAATTGTGGTTGTTTGTTGAAGTCGTTGTCGGTGGTTGATGAAATAGCCGTTGTTGATGTTGTACAGATAGTTGGGTGGGCTAGATCTGTTAGGCTGGCCCAAATAGGGAATCTTTGGGCTTACTAATAAAACAACAATTAACAATTATAGGCCATAACTAAATAAGTTTGAATAAAGTTGAGACGAAGTTAATTCCTCACTAATTTTGATGAGTTTCTCAAAGtcaataatttcaaaatacatattaaatacCACACAACTttattctatctcttttttttttttttcaaaagataataataaaataaaaaattaagaaactaattagatcatcaatttcttattttcaatcaatcttgaGAAAGGTAGAATACTCACAATTGGTAGAATACTCACAATTTAATCAAACTTTCACTATGAATAAATTCTAAAGCATTTTTCTTTAActgataattatataattatgtatgGTTAAACACTGAATATCTAAATTCAAATGGTAGggttgaaatttatttcaaaaataacttaagATAAATatcttaaaactatttaaaattgagaaactcaaaaactaatttgGAATGTGgggggcaaaaattaggtgtcaacaatacCTAGGCatagtttgaaataaaattttaaagggGCTCTTATGCTGAAGATTCGTTGTGGTTAGCCTATTTATAAGACAAACGGCTTGTTGACAGGCAAAACTCCAAAAGTGTGAGGGTGAAGATGCTTGGTGCAACAAGGTTCTAGTAGTTTCAATAACATGTCGGTGTCGTTTTTCGACTAGAACAACTCTCTGTGGAGTAGATGGGGGTGACACTAAGTGCTCTATGCCATGCGTTTTGAGATATGACTGTAGACTCTGAAATTCGGCACCACGATTAGTgtaaaaagattgaattttgttGTTGAATTTGCGTTTAAGCAATGGATGCAGATTTTGGAAAACTTCCAAAgtttcattttttgattttaaagtGAACAACCACatgtattttgaaaattgatCAACAAATAACACATAATATCTTTTCTTATCAATTGATAAAACTGGAGATGGACCCCATAAATCGCTATAAAGGATTTGTAGGGGCTTATTACTTCTCAATGAATTTTCTGAGAAAGTCAACCTGTGcattttatttgaataacaaGAATTACAGATGGAGCTAGCTTTAGGATTTGAAACGGGAAGGGAAAACTGATTCAACATAGTATCTAAAATGCGGCGATTAGGATGGCCTAAACGCCGATGCCACGGGTGAATTGGAACAACCACATTGCATTTAGGAGAATGATCTGTACAACCCGATGGCCACTCATACAGTTCATCTTTATTCTGCCCCCGAACTAGAGACGCCCCCGTACTCAGATCCTTCACAAGATAatggaaaggaaaaaattcaatagAAGAATGATTATCACGATAAAACTTAGAAACagaaataagattatttttaATGACAAGGGAGCATAAGGTATTGAGAAGTTTGAAATAATGATTTGATGCACTTATGTTAGCGTTACGGGATATTGGAATGGTGTTACCATTGCCCATAGTTATCTCTTCGGTGTCGTGGTAGTCATGTACAGTGGCTAGGCTTTGAGCATCAGATGCAATATGATGGGTGACTCCACTGTCCACGATCCTAAGGGTCTGTTGAGAAGGAAAACGAGCAGCAAAGTTTGCCCGCGCTTGCGGATGGTTATGTGACTGCGACCTGCAGACTTTAGCTGAATGACCTGCGCAATCACATAGTTGGCAGCGAAGGTTTCTGTCGAAGGGCTGCAGCTGGTTGTTTCTTCGTGGGCGTTGTTCTTGCCATTGCCATTGTTGATTGTTGGCAGGAGGGTTCATACCTGGATGACGGTTGTTGGAGTAATTATTGTTGCCTTGATGAGAAGCCGTTGAGCTTGTCTTTTGTGCTGCAACAACAGTAATGGGAGTTGATATCGGCTTCTTGTCTTCCTTATGTTTGAGGAAAAGCTCATGATCTAGAAGCTTTTCGTAAAGCTCTTCATATGAAATAGTAGAATCGCGAGCACAAATAGCAGTGTAGAGTTCTCGAAATTCAGTTCTGAGTCCGCTGAGGATTTTCACAATGAGTTCAGGGTTTGACACCGGTGCACCAGCAGTTGCAAGTTCATCACAAAGTGATCGAATTTGATGAAGATAATCTATGACTGGACGAGAATCTTTAGTGAGGTGGGTCAATCGATCTCGCAAGCTAAAAATTCTTGTTTGAGATCTGTTCGCATATGCAGTACGCAAAGCATCCCAGACAGCTTTGGCGGAGACTACAATAGCAACAGTGGGGGAAAGTGGGGGCAAACGTAGGATCAACAGAGGCCAATATAGCATTTTGAATTAGCTGATCTTGGCGATACCAAGAAACGAACTCAGGGTTATCAATATCTTGATTGTTCTGAGAGATGGTGCAAGTGGGGGCAGGGATGGAGCCATCGAGATGCCCATAAAGATTGTGACTACGCATAAGCATTGAAACTTGGGCTTTCCACAAGGAGAAATTGTGACTGCCCGTTAATTTAATGGGCAATTGGGTAACTGGATTGAATTGAACAATAGTGATGGCATTGTTGATTCCATCAACATTGGTCACAGAAATCTTAGAGGCCATTTGTGTGAGGaagcagaaagaaaaaaaaaaaagaggatcaACTCATAGGAGTTTAGATGTGCTTTGATAccataaagagagagagagtagaagATGGGAAAATGTTCTATGTTATTAATTGAATGACCGCTATTTAAAGAACCTGTAGAAGACTATATACAAGACCTATAtcaacaaggataagacttacaGTTACAACTATAAGAACTCTACAACAACTAGGTGTCTAGTAATTATCCGCTATTAACTAGTACATCATGAACAGAAATTAGGTGGAGCACCTTTTGCCTGTTCCTATGCCAAAGCAAGAAGCTGTCAACACCAATAAGGTCCCTATgctaaaaccaaaataaagtgAGCCCAATTCAGATGAGATTTGACACACTAGAGGTTCTTTAACTGGTTACTGCACATTAGAGGAGCCTGCCTCCTCATTTGCGTTCCTTTGCGGCACAGCCGAGAAGACAGCATCCCATTCTTGTCTTTCGCCTTCAGGAACCATGCCTCCATCAATAAAAGGTGTCCAAGTATCTGCGCAACTATCTGTCTGAACCCAGCACACACACACTGGCGGATTCGCAGCATCAAAGCAAAGGGAAGAATAATACAAACATAGAGGTGAGAGGTTATTAATGTTTTTGACTCACTCACTGTAGCATCACCACCGGTGTTGTCCTTGTGCTTGCTACCCGTTACCAGGAAATCAAGCACCTCAGTCTTTGACTGGAATTTAGTCTCAGACACTGGATCATAATAATACTGCAGAACTCAGGACACAAACAATTAGACACAATGCCTGATGATATACAACTCGGTTTATATGTCAACGACTTCAATTAAACAATAAGAATGCAAATCCAAAGAGCACGGTGTAATAATATTTCAACTAAACTAACTCAATAATGCTCAACCACCAGCAACTGGAAGGGAAAAAAGGGAAACACAAACAATCCCCCACATAAAAGAAAGTGTAACAACTAAACAGGCAGGGGCAAATCACAGCAGACCACAGAACAGAATGGAAGTGAGAGAGCAGAAGAGTTTCAGTCCACCACAATCTACCTAAGAAGCTATCAAGGCTATAGGTACAAGTAATTATTTTCTTGACGGCAAGGGATATTATACAACATCAAAAGAAGGAatgctttttcttttgtaataacGGCAGTACAACTTGCAGTGTGTCAAATGTTCCTCTGGATACTCGCCTCCTCTCACTAGAATAGGTATTGGATAACGTTATCCATTAGGAGAGATGGACGACTACACACTTCACCTTTGTTACCTTATACACTTCCAGAAAGTATCTATGATTGCCTTCAATAAACAACATCTCTTTTTATCAAAAGAATAAATAATGGTGCCTTCAATAAGCACTTTATCATCCTTTGCTCTTGTTTCTCGAGCACATCAGGTCATCATACTGAATTTTTGGACTATACCTCAACTTCCTTCTCATTAATTCAAAGGAAAAGGGCCAAAATTGCCCCTCTACTATATGACGAGCACTTTTGCCCTCTGATTTAAGCCATCGCCTTGACAAAACTGGGCCATTTATTCCCTTAATGGACTAACCGCCGTTAGTCCCAACTAAAGTTGGGCCAACCCTACTGGTTCACGGTTCAAACCCAATTAAACCTAAAGGCACAAGTACCATTTTGGAGCTATAGGAAGGATTTTCTTACATCTAACGGATTAAACAAATGAGAAGTTtgtttaaagaataaaaaaaatcaaccaacTACTACGACCATAATTCATGTTAATAGTTGTGGTTATGATTACGAAGACAAATATTTGCTTATATAAGACACTTGATAATTTGCTCACCTAAAACAAAAGGAGGATCAGACTACATATGCTATAATAAAAGAGTTCAATTGGTCTATCGATTGGAGTGTAAAACAGGAAATGGCACAGGAACTACTTCAGatatcaaaaatttatatgtCGTTTTCTACAGTTTGTATCTATAGAATAACAAGAACTTAATGTGTGCTGTTTACTAGGGTTTGTTAGTAGTTTACAAACTTGGTGGAGAGGCTAAcaaataattttatacaaaatGGTAAGAAAATGCCTTACCTCTTGACCTCTCGTCTTCGGCTTACCGCAAAAATAACACCAGAGCATGGAAAAGATTATGGTAGGGTTGAAAGAGTTGAGAAGAAGACAGTTTTTGAAAAACCTTTAGACCTCAAATCTTACAGCAATTTAAGTCGACCAGATCTTACAATATTTTTCAGTTGAGAAGACATTTACACTCTTGTTGCATTACAGCCACCATTTCAACATTTATCCTTGTGCTATATCTATCATCTACATTCTAATTTATGTTTTGCTAACCTCCGTATAGGAATCAAACTAATTTGCCCAAAGGAGAAATAAATTAATACAAGCCACTCAATCTCTCAACACTAACCACATTCATAAAGGCATTCAGCAACTCAAGTTCATActtttcttcacaaaatc of the Capsicum annuum cultivar UCD-10X-F1 chromosome 11, UCD10Xv1.1, whole genome shotgun sequence genome contains:
- the LOC107846177 gene encoding methyl-CpG-binding domain-containing protein 5, whose translation is MTKSVAETVTPVHKVNRSVEVNVKRPSWLSEDWKFCTNGASIGTVDNYYYDPVSETKFQSKTEVLDFLVTGSKHKDNTGGDATTDSCADTWTPFIDGGMVPEGERQEWDAVFSAVPQRNANEEAGSSNVQ